From Heteronotia binoei isolate CCM8104 ecotype False Entrance Well chromosome 3, APGP_CSIRO_Hbin_v1, whole genome shotgun sequence, a single genomic window includes:
- the LOC132569068 gene encoding LOW QUALITY PROTEIN: uncharacterized protein K02A2.6-like (The sequence of the model RefSeq protein was modified relative to this genomic sequence to represent the inferred CDS: deleted 1 base in 1 codon), which produces MGPKKGQEAHKGKQPTRPQRKRVRIDKDVHSAEVSARMQRAIMDQLGALNVTVGSRCSRVMGRSGMLFFEQEVLAQLSALQKGSSGMEQLAELTRGVEPDTDVESDGGVAVPELIGELEWPAQSAPVAVVVAPPPGGDKYLQPQQLQGEVLITLSQGCILWGSRVVVPPPPPLQKRVLESLHETHPGIVRMKALARSYVWWPRMDKEIENGVRRCSACQESRPEPPSAPVTCWETTRKPWSRLHLDFAGPFQGQIFLIMVDAYTKWLEVIPVASTSSAAAIRALHRALSTHGIPDTIVTDNGAAFTSGDFQAFLQRYLIRHIRSAPFHPATNGQAERMVQTTKEALGR; this is translated from the exons ATGGGGCCTAAGAAAGGACAGGAAGCGCATAAGGGCAAGCAACCTACTAGGCCTCAGAGGAAGAGGGTGCGTATAGACAAGGACGTTCATAGTGCGGAGGTCTCTGCTCGGATGCAGCGTGCAATTATGGATCAACTGGGGGCCTTGAATGTGACAGTGGGGTCCAGGTGTTCCAGGGTCATGGGGCGGTCAGGTATGCTGTTCTTTGAGCAAGAGGTACTCGCACAACTTTCTGCATTACAGAAAGGCAGCAGTGGCATGGAGCAGCTGGCAGAACTAACGCGGGGAGTGGAGCCGGATACGGATGTGGAGTCTGATGGAGGGGTGGCGGTCCCGGAGTTGATTGGTGAGCTGGAGTGGCCTGCACAGTCAGCACCAGTGGCTGTGGTGGTTGCACCACCACCTGGTGGGGATAAGTATTTGCAGCCTCAACAACTCCAGGGggaggtgctgattactctttctcaa gggtgcatcttatggggaagcagggtggtggtccccccccccccc ccgctgcagaagCGAGTTTTGGAGTCACTCCATGagacacacccgggcatagtcaggatgaaggccctagccaggagctacgtctggtggccgagGATGGACAAGGAGATCGAGAATGGGGTGCGGAGGTGCAGCGCATGTCAGGAGTCACGCCCCGAGCCACCAAGCGCCCCGGTCACATgttgggaaaccactaggaaaccctggtcccggctccacttagactttgcggggcccttccagggacagatctttctgatcatggtggacgcctacaccaaatggctagaggtcattccagtagcgtccacgTCATCAGCAGCCGCCATACGGGCACTGCACCGGGCCCTCAGCACCCATGGTATTCCGGACACTATAGTCACAGACAACGGGGCGGCTTTCACCTCTGGGGACtttcaggcattcctgcagaggtacctgattagacacataagatctgccccgttccacccggccaccaacggacaggcggAGCGAATGGTCCAaacgaccaaggaagccctgggccgg